A stretch of the Desulfobacter sp. genome encodes the following:
- a CDS encoding hydrogenase iron-sulfur subunit, whose protein sequence is MSDQFEPKIIGFLCNWCSYAGGDLAGVSRLQYPPNMKAIRVMCTGMVHPDFILDGLKKGADGIMVMG, encoded by the coding sequence ATGTCAGATCAATTCGAACCGAAAATCATTGGATTTCTTTGCAATTGGTGCTCCTATGCCGGCGGAGACCTGGCCGGCGTATCCAGACTTCAATACCCGCCCAACATGAAAGCAATACGGGTCATGTGCACCGGGATGGTCCATCCGGATTTCATTCTTGACGGCCTTAAAAAAGGGGCTGACGGCATTATGGTCATGGGCTGA
- a CDS encoding hydrogenase iron-sulfur subunit: MDGNHKAKARIAVVKLMLEDAGINPERVAIEWVSGAEGPRFAQKVTEFTEKIRALGPNTFKARHQALEEEAPCQ; encoded by the coding sequence CTGGATGGTAATCACAAAGCCAAGGCCCGAATCGCCGTTGTTAAACTCATGCTCGAAGATGCCGGCATCAACCCGGAACGTGTGGCCATTGAATGGGTATCAGGCGCCGAAGGCCCCAGATTTGCCCAGAAGGTGACCGAATTCACAGAAAAAATCAGGGCCCTTGGCCCCAATACATTTAAGGCCCGTCACCAGGCCTTAGAAGAGGAGGCCCCATGCCAGTAA
- a CDS encoding methyl viologen-reducing hydrogenase: MPVKVASEWLNSCSGCEIAILNLGETLLDLLPQLDFVHIPVLMDHKHYGQLGDKKEIDIPAATVGLVSGGIRNEEHLEVALEMRKKCDILIALGTCATHGGIPALINSYTNKELYDDYYHTESTDPGGEVPTNGVPPLLDRCYALDEKIDVDIYLPGCPPHPDQIAHAILSLLSGDKVELPFKSVCDTCPTIRQGKGEIGEIKRFTESPEFNPDKPISEMRCLLEQGYLCAGPVTRAGCAGNTGEAPRCIAARVPCRGCYGPVRQEGNQLLDMLNALASNGVDISNIPDRDNLLRFSGAHNRLVSNKKGGM, from the coding sequence ATGCCAGTAAAAGTTGCCAGTGAATGGCTCAACTCCTGTTCCGGATGTGAAATCGCCATTCTCAACCTTGGAGAAACCTTGCTTGATCTTCTTCCTCAGCTTGATTTTGTTCACATCCCCGTACTCATGGACCATAAGCATTACGGCCAGCTGGGAGATAAAAAAGAGATTGATATTCCGGCGGCCACAGTCGGCCTTGTTTCCGGCGGTATCAGAAACGAAGAACACCTTGAGGTCGCCCTTGAGATGCGCAAAAAATGCGACATCCTCATTGCCCTTGGCACCTGTGCCACCCATGGGGGAATTCCAGCGTTGATCAACTCTTACACCAACAAAGAGCTGTATGATGACTACTATCATACCGAAAGTACAGATCCCGGCGGAGAAGTACCCACCAACGGTGTGCCCCCCCTTCTGGACCGGTGCTACGCCCTGGACGAAAAAATAGATGTGGACATCTATCTGCCCGGGTGCCCGCCCCATCCGGATCAGATTGCCCATGCCATTCTTTCCCTGCTCAGCGGGGATAAAGTGGAGCTGCCCTTTAAGAGTGTCTGCGACACCTGTCCTACCATCAGACAGGGCAAAGGCGAGATAGGCGAAATCAAACGGTTCACCGAATCACCCGAGTTTAATCCGGACAAGCCCATCAGCGAGATGCGCTGTCTTCTGGAACAAGGATATCTGTGTGCAGGTCCTGTGACCCGGGCCGGGTGTGCAGGCAACACAGGCGAAGCCCCTCGCTGCATCGCAGCACGGGTGCCCTGCAGGGGATGTTACGGCCCTGTCAGACAGGAAGGCAACCAGCTTCTTGACATGCTCAATGCCCTGGCATCCAACGGCGTTGACATCAGTAACATACCGGACCGGGATAACCTGCTGCGGTTTTCAGGGGCCCACAACCGGCTGGTCTCCAACAAAAAAGGAGGTATGTAA
- a CDS encoding Ni/Fe hydrogenase subunit alpha — MGKTINIAPLSRIEGHASIKIQLDDQGEVSSATTHFNSIRGFEKYVQGKPAEEITRIVTRICGICPWHHHLSSTKAVDACFAAEVAPAGHLLRECMQNLAHINDKILHFYFLAAPDFVLGPDADYKVRNVIGIAQAAPDLAKQVIKMRQLGQMMMEKFAGKVIHPIAAVPGGFSKPMSDSQRLSLIEDTKELLEFAKFSMAHAKENIFPNYLKEVTTLGTITTGFIGTVEDDGALNFYDGKIRLMKPDGSFDDFEDTDYLDYISEKVVDTSYGKYPYAKCWDEGFSMDLDAPKGIYRSNCLARLNACEYISTPLAQAELEEFRSSFGRPAQHTLLYHWARLIELVYACEKTLELLSNTAICGKESRIDFTPKAGRGVGHVEAPRGTLIHDYTTDENGLIEKANMIVGTTHNLAPISMSVEQSAKMLIHEGRVDETILNMVEMSVRAYDPUISCATHRLDGGKAIDIKIVDANGNQIQQ, encoded by the coding sequence ATGGGAAAAACCATTAATATCGCCCCCCTGTCTCGAATCGAGGGGCATGCAAGTATAAAAATTCAATTAGACGACCAGGGTGAGGTCTCTTCGGCCACCACCCATTTTAACTCCATCAGGGGGTTTGAAAAATATGTCCAGGGCAAGCCTGCCGAAGAAATCACCCGGATTGTGACCCGGATCTGCGGTATCTGCCCCTGGCACCATCATCTTTCCTCCACCAAGGCCGTGGATGCCTGTTTTGCAGCAGAAGTAGCCCCTGCAGGCCATCTGCTGCGCGAATGCATGCAGAACCTTGCCCATATCAATGACAAGATTCTTCACTTTTATTTTCTGGCAGCCCCTGACTTTGTGCTGGGTCCTGATGCCGACTATAAGGTCAGAAATGTCATTGGTATTGCCCAGGCAGCGCCGGATCTTGCCAAACAGGTCATTAAAATGCGGCAGCTGGGCCAGATGATGATGGAAAAATTTGCCGGCAAGGTGATTCATCCCATTGCTGCGGTTCCGGGCGGTTTTTCCAAACCCATGTCTGACAGCCAGCGGTTGAGCCTGATCGAAGATACCAAAGAATTGTTGGAATTTGCCAAATTTTCCATGGCCCATGCCAAGGAAAATATCTTCCCCAACTATCTTAAAGAAGTGACCACCTTAGGAACCATTACCACAGGCTTTATCGGTACGGTTGAAGATGACGGGGCATTGAACTTCTATGACGGCAAGATCCGGCTGATGAAGCCCGATGGCAGTTTTGATGATTTTGAAGATACAGATTACCTGGATTATATCAGTGAAAAGGTGGTGGACACCTCCTATGGAAAATACCCCTATGCCAAGTGCTGGGACGAAGGATTTTCCATGGATCTGGATGCTCCTAAAGGCATTTACCGGTCCAACTGCCTGGCACGGCTCAACGCCTGTGAGTATATTTCCACCCCCCTTGCCCAGGCTGAATTAGAAGAGTTCAGATCCAGCTTTGGCAGACCTGCCCAGCACACCCTGCTCTACCACTGGGCACGGCTCATCGAGCTGGTCTATGCCTGTGAAAAGACCCTGGAGCTATTATCTAATACGGCCATCTGCGGAAAAGAGTCTCGCATTGACTTCACCCCCAAAGCGGGTCGCGGCGTAGGCCATGTAGAAGCCCCCAGAGGCACCCTGATCCATGACTATACCACAGACGAAAACGGGCTCATTGAAAAGGCCAACATGATTGTGGGCACCACCCATAACCTGGCCCCCATTTCCATGAGTGTTGAGCAGTCTGCAAAAATGCTGATCCATGAAGGCCGTGTCGATGAAACCATCCTTAATATGGTGGAAATGTCGGTCCGTGCCTACGACCCCTGAATTTCCTGTGCCACTCACCGCCTGGATGGCGGCAAAGCAATCGATATCAAAATCGTTGATGCAAACGGTAACCAGATTCAGCAGTAA
- a CDS encoding sigma-54-dependent Fis family transcriptional regulator produces MTQTTKTILLVDDEERLLDSISKRISLLGFSPLKATSGQQAIEIVKQTQVDLAIVDLKMPDMDGLVTIAKLKEITPELNTILLTGYGNEKIKQATESLDSLYVEKDAMGGLWDIIKQSSTQGKVVVIRPPAGPTTADKFVSEQVEILDPLSQNKPIAHRLPKPGPGKRPNPLSKIIGGTPEIQRLKKNIRRFAEMDCAIIIRGEIGTGKELVARTIHNLSHRKQQRFLAFDCGCFSKDFRFAQLVASYDDTPKNDPLKKEYGALNPPYTGTILLDHIENMPKKPQQEMLQLIDGKTSDSAPFMDVRFIVVAHQSIEEKIIEGKFQMELYRRIRAIEIEIPPLRRRLEDLSILCHYFLGQLNEEFGKKIKTFSDDVFSLFEAYEFPGNIRELRHIIERAVILAQGDIITGKHLPKKLSQKNITHTPDDTSPFLTVQQMEQKHILKAIEITHGNKTRAAELLGISRAALWRKLRLISEKS; encoded by the coding sequence GTGACACAGACAACTAAAACAATATTGCTCGTTGATGATGAAGAGCGCCTCCTGGATTCAATATCCAAGCGGATATCATTATTGGGTTTTTCTCCCTTAAAAGCAACATCCGGCCAACAGGCAATTGAAATTGTCAAACAGACCCAGGTTGATTTGGCCATTGTCGATCTGAAAATGCCGGATATGGACGGCCTGGTCACCATTGCCAAACTCAAAGAAATCACTCCGGAACTAAATACCATCCTGTTGACCGGTTATGGCAATGAAAAAATAAAACAGGCCACCGAGTCACTCGACTCCTTGTATGTTGAAAAAGACGCCATGGGCGGTCTTTGGGACATTATCAAACAATCAAGCACCCAGGGCAAGGTGGTTGTTATCAGGCCGCCTGCAGGCCCAACCACGGCTGATAAATTCGTGTCAGAGCAAGTGGAGATCCTAGATCCTTTAAGTCAGAACAAACCCATAGCTCACAGGTTGCCCAAACCCGGCCCGGGCAAGAGGCCAAACCCCCTGTCAAAAATCATCGGCGGCACCCCTGAAATACAGCGATTAAAGAAAAATATCAGGCGATTTGCTGAAATGGATTGCGCCATTATCATCAGAGGAGAGATCGGAACCGGCAAAGAGTTGGTTGCAAGAACCATCCACAACCTCAGCCACCGCAAACAACAAAGATTTTTAGCCTTTGATTGCGGCTGTTTCAGCAAAGACTTTCGGTTTGCCCAATTGGTTGCCTCCTACGATGACACCCCTAAAAATGATCCGTTAAAAAAAGAATATGGGGCATTAAATCCGCCCTATACCGGCACCATACTCCTGGATCATATTGAGAACATGCCCAAAAAGCCCCAGCAGGAAATGCTCCAGTTAATTGATGGAAAAACATCGGATTCTGCCCCCTTCATGGATGTCAGATTTATCGTGGTTGCCCATCAAAGCATAGAAGAAAAAATCATCGAAGGTAAATTCCAGATGGAACTTTACCGACGGATACGTGCCATTGAAATTGAAATTCCGCCTTTGCGCCGCAGACTTGAAGACCTGTCCATTCTGTGTCATTATTTTTTAGGCCAGTTAAATGAAGAATTTGGGAAAAAAATAAAAACATTTTCAGATGATGTCTTTTCCCTGTTTGAAGCATATGAGTTTCCGGGAAATATTAGAGAATTGCGCCACATTATCGAAAGAGCGGTTATTTTAGCCCAGGGTGATATCATCACCGGCAAGCATCTACCCAAAAAATTGAGCCAAAAAAATATCACACACACGCCCGATGACACCTCCCCCTTTCTGACCGTCCAGCAGATGGAGCAAAAGCATATTCTCAAGGCCATTGAAATCACCCACGGCAACAAGACCAGGGCAGCAGAACTTTTAGGCATCAGCCGGGCTGCACTGTGGAGAAAACTGAGACTCATTTCTGAAAAATCATAA
- a CDS encoding response regulator: MEHHDILIVDDEERYATMLASRLGLRGFSCKVRNDGQTAIDIIKTLSFSWVILDLRLPDIYGSEVLSQIKTTAPQTQVIILTGHGTDKDRVQCLERGAHSFMNKPLDIDQMISIMGQNKEHSI; this comes from the coding sequence ATGGAACACCATGATATATTAATTGTTGATGATGAGGAACGTTATGCCACCATGCTGGCCAGCCGGCTGGGATTGCGCGGATTTTCCTGCAAAGTCCGTAACGATGGACAGACAGCCATTGATATCATAAAAACCCTATCGTTTTCCTGGGTTATTCTGGATTTACGGCTGCCGGATATTTATGGATCAGAGGTGCTGTCTCAAATTAAAACAACTGCCCCCCAAACCCAGGTCATCATTCTGACAGGGCACGGAACTGATAAAGATCGAGTTCAGTGTTTGGAGCGTGGTGCCCATTCTTTTATGAATAAACCTTTGGACATTGACCAAATGATTTCGATTATGGGCCAGAATAAAGAACACTCAATATGA
- a CDS encoding two-component sensor histidine kinase produces the protein MITALVPLTAMTSIYYQLVDQSINTESLLRTERLASNARRAVTFFLEERLDALTFTAKEMGYGRLSDPKRLEEIFRNLKLGFGGLTDLSVISDNGTQVAYAGPFNLKGKDYSNQAWFLECRLNDACVSEVFSGHRGVPHIVVAVKSQRPDGGFFMLRMTLDTDRLIQALSSYKTGEHTDIFLTNRDGKMQTPSMFYEGEARQLTLPLPVYSDRTKSLISDDFNERPMVVGYAFINTKMVPTPFVLMVVKQKQGMMKVWLDLRSNINWFLFVSSLIVILVIFLTSSFMVNKMFDADRQKARTMAAAEQNCQLASIGQLAVGVAHEINNPLALINETAGYIKDLFIIKKQYGDDPELIELIESIIETVERCGTITRQLLGFSRHFDVQIQGIHLKPMVFDVLNFHKKEAEYRDITIHTDFPDEIPLIETDRGKLQQIILNLVNNAFHAIENGGSLDIRAKLDNEKDCVHLSIQDDGCGISEADLSKIFEPFFTTKEEGKGTGLGLSITYGLVKKLYGDIRVQSKLGKGTTFTVTLPIHTERDFSG, from the coding sequence ATGATCACAGCATTGGTTCCTCTGACAGCCATGACATCCATCTATTATCAGCTTGTTGATCAATCCATTAACACCGAATCCCTTTTGCGTACCGAACGATTGGCCTCCAATGCCCGCAGGGCCGTGACCTTTTTTTTAGAGGAACGCCTGGATGCACTAACCTTTACAGCAAAAGAAATGGGATATGGCCGCCTGAGCGATCCCAAGCGTTTGGAAGAGATATTTCGAAACCTGAAACTGGGGTTCGGCGGATTGACTGACTTGAGTGTGATCTCGGATAACGGAACCCAGGTGGCCTATGCCGGCCCATTCAATCTAAAGGGAAAGGACTACAGCAACCAGGCATGGTTTTTGGAATGCCGCCTCAATGACGCCTGTGTCAGCGAAGTGTTTTCAGGCCACCGCGGTGTTCCTCATATTGTTGTGGCTGTTAAATCCCAACGACCGGACGGTGGTTTTTTCATGCTGCGCATGACCCTGGATACCGACCGACTGATTCAGGCCCTGTCATCTTACAAGACCGGAGAACATACCGATATTTTCCTGACCAACCGCGATGGGAAGATGCAGACCCCTTCCATGTTTTATGAAGGCGAGGCCCGCCAGCTTACCCTTCCTTTGCCCGTCTATTCCGATCGGACAAAATCCTTGATATCAGATGATTTCAACGAGCGGCCCATGGTTGTCGGCTATGCGTTTATCAACACGAAGATGGTCCCCACCCCCTTTGTCCTCATGGTTGTCAAACAAAAACAGGGGATGATGAAAGTCTGGCTGGATCTTCGTTCAAATATCAACTGGTTTTTATTTGTAAGTTCACTCATCGTCATCCTTGTCATTTTTCTGACCTCTTCTTTTATGGTCAACAAAATGTTTGACGCAGACCGGCAAAAGGCCCGGACCATGGCTGCGGCAGAACAAAACTGTCAATTGGCATCCATCGGGCAGCTGGCTGTCGGAGTGGCCCATGAAATAAACAATCCTTTAGCCCTTATCAACGAAACCGCCGGTTATATCAAAGATCTGTTTATCATAAAAAAACAATACGGGGATGATCCGGAATTAATCGAACTTATCGAATCCATCATCGAGACCGTAGAACGTTGTGGTACCATTACCCGGCAATTGCTTGGTTTCTCAAGACATTTTGATGTCCAGATACAGGGAATCCACCTTAAGCCCATGGTTTTTGACGTGCTTAATTTTCACAAGAAAGAAGCTGAGTACCGGGATATTACCATTCATACCGACTTCCCGGATGAAATTCCGCTGATCGAAACCGATAGAGGAAAACTCCAGCAGATTATTTTAAACCTTGTGAACAATGCATTTCATGCCATTGAAAATGGGGGATCATTGGATATTCGGGCAAAGCTGGACAATGAAAAAGACTGCGTTCACCTGAGCATACAAGATGATGGTTGCGGTATCTCCGAAGCAGATCTCTCTAAAATTTTTGAGCCCTTTTTTACCACAAAAGAAGAAGGCAAAGGGACCGGGTTAGGACTCTCCATTACCTATGGTCTGGTAAAAAAACTTTACGGCGACATTAGAGTTCAAAGTAAACTCGGTAAAGGAACAACGTTTACGGTCACCTTGCCTATCCATACAGAAAGGGATTTTTCAGGATGA
- a CDS encoding response regulator, whose protein sequence is MNVLLVDDEKKFVMMLAKRLELRGFQVTFANTGADALDLIKKGERFDVALLDVKMPGIGGIELRRELHRLDPDMKFIFLTGHGSDNDYLVGDKEAMHYLPKPIKIDLVVKTLLEVAGTN, encoded by the coding sequence ATGAATGTTTTATTGGTGGATGATGAAAAAAAATTTGTAATGATGCTTGCCAAAAGGCTCGAATTAAGAGGGTTCCAGGTGACATTTGCCAACACCGGCGCGGATGCGCTTGATTTGATCAAAAAGGGTGAAAGGTTTGATGTGGCCCTCTTGGATGTGAAAATGCCCGGAATCGGCGGGATTGAACTTCGACGGGAACTGCATCGACTGGATCCGGATATGAAATTTATTTTTCTTACCGGTCATGGATCGGACAACGACTATCTGGTGGGAGACAAGGAGGCAATGCATTATCTGCCCAAGCCCATAAAAATAGATCTGGTTGTAAAAACCTTATTAGAGGTGGCTGGAACGAACTAG
- a CDS encoding HAMP domain-containing histidine kinase gives MDHKPNLFDFESLAFFGRVNASISHELKNIMAIISETAGLLSDLSEMARKGGTIELDMLTDSTQSIVEEIQRGFTTIRQMNRFSHSIDTPIVSIDLREILDLVARLSEYLAFAGKMNISPVEGDAPMVKTCPFILQAIIYEAAVRIFKETGPKANLSVSIQPIEDSAWQIAFTGLSITKSDTFLGQNIKKMAASIGVFINHTPSDARLEIQVPISIKEGAVCSESNTIPAGHDR, from the coding sequence ATGGATCATAAACCAAACCTTTTTGACTTTGAAAGTCTGGCCTTTTTCGGGAGGGTCAATGCGTCTATCTCCCATGAATTAAAGAATATAATGGCCATTATTTCAGAAACGGCCGGACTTCTCAGCGACCTTTCGGAAATGGCCCGAAAAGGCGGTACCATTGAGCTTGATATGCTCACGGACAGTACCCAAAGCATTGTCGAAGAAATTCAGCGGGGGTTTACAACCATTCGGCAGATGAATCGGTTTTCCCACAGTATTGATACCCCCATTGTTTCCATTGACTTAAGGGAGATCCTGGATCTGGTCGCCCGACTGTCAGAATATTTGGCCTTTGCCGGCAAAATGAACATCTCCCCTGTTGAAGGGGATGCCCCCATGGTCAAGACCTGTCCGTTCATTCTCCAGGCAATTATCTATGAGGCCGCAGTCCGGATATTTAAGGAGACAGGGCCTAAAGCAAACCTGTCTGTATCTATCCAGCCAATAGAGGATTCAGCCTGGCAGATTGCCTTTACCGGTTTGAGTATCACAAAATCAGACACGTTTTTGGGTCAAAATATAAAAAAAATGGCAGCATCAATAGGTGTTTTTATCAACCACACCCCTTCAGATGCCCGCCTGGAAATTCAGGTCCCGATTTCAATCAAAGAGGGGGCTGTCTGTTCGGAATCAAACACAATACCGGCAGGACATGACCGGTAA
- a CDS encoding IS4 family transposase, producing the protein MTHISVPKKQLRSLNFDNFRCPLIKSLSKAPELQSRGDRPLKMTFEDQINALVYFHLQEHKSARHLIQDLKENVFAKENIAPDGGISRSSFCEAINHRGLEQLQFIFEDLYKQALECHPGEHAELGELVSIDGSLINAVLSMHWANYRKGSKKAKVHCGFDINHGIPNKIFLTEGNGAERTFVPKILSKGQTGVMDRGYQSHKEFDLLQEQGKHFVCRIKTRTTRTIIDNHETPSDSYIFYDALVKLGTPNQNQTKRPVRVVGYKIAGVKYYVATDRHDLTAEQIATIYKLRWTIEDFFKWWKEHLKVYHLIARSEYGLMVQILGGLITYLLLAIHCQKQFNEKVTIKRVRQLRTAILNDLFGCEEQGSHSSNRDNIVKDQKIIEQAKT; encoded by the coding sequence ATGACGCACATCTCAGTCCCTAAAAAACAACTACGGTCCCTGAACTTTGACAATTTCAGGTGCCCTCTGATAAAGTCACTTTCAAAAGCACCGGAATTACAATCTCGAGGAGACCGCCCTTTAAAAATGACATTCGAAGACCAGATAAATGCTTTGGTTTATTTCCATCTTCAGGAGCACAAGTCTGCCCGACATTTAATTCAGGATCTCAAGGAGAATGTTTTTGCTAAAGAAAATATTGCGCCAGACGGTGGTATCAGCCGTAGTAGTTTCTGTGAAGCCATCAATCACAGGGGACTCGAACAACTGCAATTTATCTTTGAGGATCTTTATAAACAGGCTCTTGAGTGTCATCCGGGTGAACACGCCGAGTTAGGAGAGTTGGTTTCCATTGACGGTAGTCTCATAAATGCAGTCCTTTCAATGCACTGGGCGAACTACAGAAAAGGAAGTAAAAAAGCCAAAGTACATTGCGGATTTGACATTAATCACGGAATCCCAAACAAAATCTTTTTGACTGAAGGCAACGGCGCTGAACGCACTTTTGTTCCCAAAATACTTTCCAAGGGGCAAACAGGTGTTATGGATCGTGGATATCAATCCCATAAAGAATTTGACCTGCTTCAGGAGCAAGGCAAACATTTTGTCTGCCGTATAAAAACCAGGACAACAAGAACAATTATTGATAACCACGAGACCCCTTCCGACAGCTACATTTTTTATGATGCACTGGTTAAACTTGGTACTCCGAATCAAAACCAGACGAAAAGGCCTGTTCGGGTTGTTGGCTATAAAATTGCTGGCGTCAAATACTATGTGGCAACTGACAGGCATGATTTAACAGCGGAACAAATAGCAACAATTTATAAACTCCGGTGGACCATTGAGGATTTTTTCAAATGGTGGAAAGAACATCTGAAGGTATATCATCTCATTGCCCGCAGTGAATACGGCCTTATGGTTCAGATTCTTGGCGGCCTTATCACTTACCTGTTACTGGCAATCCATTGCCAAAAACAGTTTAATGAAAAGGTCACGATCAAAAGAGTTCGGCAGCTGCGAACCGCCATTCTAAATGACCTGTTTGGCTGCGAGGAGCAGGGCTCTCATAGTTCAAACAGGGACAATATTGTCAAAGATCAAAAAATTATTGAGCAAGCAAAAACCTAA